A segment of the Desulfurispora thermophila DSM 16022 genome:
GATAGAGGAGAGGTATTACAGGTCTGAGCGGCTGCAATACCTTGCCATAGAGGAGGTTAAGCGTGAAAGGTGGATGCCAGGTTTAGCATGCGCACCCAAACAAAAATACCACGTCAGTATGACCCGCTCCCTGCAGGTAATACCTTCGTGGTATTTTTTGCCGTGATAAAATTATATAAATCAAACAAGTTGTTGGAGATTACCCGTAATATCCCTCTTAGCTATACAGACCGGGTTGGGCAACTGCGATTGCCCTGTTGTCATAACGAATTATACAACAACCTTTTGATTTTGACAAGCACTTTGTAACTTTTTTGCAATGATGACAGTCAGTTTGCTCCAATCAGCTTGCGTAATCAGCCTGGCAATTGTTTGGGGTCAATATTGATGAAAATTCTTGCGCAAGAATGAATATGCCGGTTGTCTGGTTTTGTGTTATATAATACAATAGAAGAAAGCCTTGAGAAAAATATCACTCTCACAACAAACTGGTTGCGCATTAGTCAAACAATATGCTGGCTGTGCAAGCTTGCGCAATACAGACCAGATGTTAACCGGCTGGTATGTGTAGCGCATTTGCCGCTCTAACAGGGCAATTTGATATTTTTGCCGGGCGAGGTGGGAAATATGCTTGGCCTGTTCGCTCTCTGTTTTTTGCTGGGTACACTGGCCGTACTGACCGGGGTGGATGTTTCGCTGTTTTTTGTGGCAGTGGCGGCGGCTGTTCTGCCCGAGGCCATAGCGGATATCCGGACGGCGAGTCTGATCATATCCCTGCTGACAGGACTGATTGCCGGTGCGGGCATGCTCAGGGCGGGTTTGGTTCAGCCGGAAAGATTTTTCCCGGCTATTGTGATTGTACCAGTTACCGCTCTGCTGGGGGCGGTGGTCGGTTATTTCATGCCCCTGCGTTTTCTATCACTTCTGTTTGGTTTATTAATCCTGTTGTTAGTATTTTCGCGTAAGTTTCAGGTGGGAAAAAAAGCTGCGCCATTTTTTAACGTGGGCGGCCGGTGGCCTGGCTTGGCCCTGGCAGCTTTTGCCGGTGGTTTTTTGGGAGTGGGTGGTTTCGCCATTGCTCTGCCCTGGTTGAGCGGCTTGCTGGACGGTATTTTCAAATCTGTGCTGGGAACCGGAAAATTTATCTTTCTCTGGGGCGATGCCGCTGCCAGCCTGGTGTATATACAGAAAACTGTTATGCCGCCGCTGGTAACTGCCACGGTGGTTTTGGGTGTAGTGGCCGGGACGTGGTTTGCTGCCCGCTTTTTGCTGTTCAGGATTAATGCTGTGGCACATGTTTTTCGCCGGGCTGGTGATATGGTCCTGGTTGGTGCTGCTTTGATCTGCATTGGGAGAGCAATGGGTGACCTCATGGGAGGTTGGTTCTGATGCGCGATACCTGTCCGGAAACCGTACAGGAAAAGGCCAGGACAAAGACCGCCAATATGTGGTTGTTGAGTTCGGCCATTGTTTTGCTGCTTCTAGCACTTTATGTCCTGTTTAATGTTTTGTTGTCTTTACCCAGCAGGCAAGTCATAGTGCCCGACCTGGTTGTCAGGCCGGACCGCTGGCATTTGGTGGCCTTGGCGGGGACGCACATGGATTGGCTGCTCCGCTACGTTTTCCTGTTTGTTTCCTTTTTGCCTCTGTTGGGGGCTTTCCTTATCAGCCGCTCTCGATTGCTGCAGGTTTGGGGCGGTTTTCTCAGTCTTTTGCTGATGTTGATTTGGGTATGGTGGGGTTAATTGGTATATTTGAGAGTTATTGGGGAAGCTTATTCTAAGTTGTAAACTTTGGCTAGATAATAGTTGGCTTGTTGCCAACCCATCACCAGGCCGCCCGGTTAATTTGACGGGGCGGTTTTTGTTTTGGCCCGTGTTTTGCAAGGTCATAATGTATTATGAAAAGAAGGTGGAAATGAGATTTGACCGATCTTACGGGGGTGGTTGATAAATGCTGGTAGCCAGTGCGGGGCGGACGACGGAGGAAAACTGGTTGTGGTTTAACATAAAATTAGTATTGCTGGGAGCGGTGGTTGTGCTGTGCCGGTTCCTGACCGGACGGGTGCGGGATATAGAATATCGGGGAGCACGCCTGTGGATTGTTACAACCAGGTGCATGGAAAAATATTATGCCGTGCTGAAAAAATATTTATTGGTCGCTCTGACCTGGTAGCTTGCATTATCTTTTCCCCGCGCAGGTAGCGCGGGGTTTTTGCTTTGGGGGTCAATGTGTATGCCGGTGTAGTAATCAGAAAATTCACATTCTTTTGTTTGTATTTTGGACAGTGGGTTGCTGTTAAGGTGCCTGAAAAGCGGTCTTGGGAGGCGGTTGATGATTTTTTAGACACACGGTTGATTAGTTTTTCCTCAGATGTTGCTTTAGGAGAATTGGGAAAACCGCCAGAAATGTGCTTTTTATTATTTTCACAACTGGCACCCACTTTGCACTTTACAGAACAAAAAAAGAGAGGAGGGATCCGGGCGGATTGTTTAATGGCATGAGGAACCGGTGACAAAGGTATTATTTTTCGGTAAGGGTACAATAAAGGATGTCGCTGCGGTAAAAATGCTTCCATATCACCTGATCACCTGTGCATTATTTTTTTAAAGGGGGAAGCCATGATGAGCGGCAAGCATGTAGCAGTTAAGGAGAGCAGAAGCGTTGGGCTGATCAAAGCTTTTATATATCTTATTGCGGCGGGCGTGGCTTATTATCTGGTCTTTACTCATGCCAGAGAACTATTAAACATTATGTCCTCCAAAACAATCAAGGCACCGCTTGTCTCCATGAGCATTGTGGTGGTGGTCGCCTACCTGTACGGCACGGCTGTGGCCCAATTTATCAAGCACACCCTGGAAGAAAAATTATCCTCGCAAAACTTGCGGGAGGAGTGAGAATATGGCAGGGGCAGTGGAAATTCCGGCAACTGTGGAGGCCATCAAATTTATCAGCATGACACCCCAAATGGCGGCTTCCCTGGTGGGCATTGGTTTTGTGGGTGGTATGCTCAGTGGCTTTTTGGGGTCGGGCGGCGCCTTTATCATGACCCCGGCCATGATGAGTCTGGGCATACCCGGCATTATGGCCGTGGCTGCAAATATCACGCACAAGTTTGGCAAGGCCATCATGGGGTCGAAAAAGCACGGGGAGTACGGCAATGTGGACAAACGCATGGGCCTGGTGATGTTTATCGCCCTCTTCATTGGTGTGCAGTTGGCTGTTAGCGTAAGCAAAAATGTGCTGGCAAAGGCGGGAACGGCCGGTTCCAATCTGTATATCAGCGTCATGTTTGTGGTTATCCTGACCTGGGTTTCCTGGTTTATGTACCGCGATGTCAAACGGACGGCGGCGGGAGGTGTGCCTTCCCGGGGCGGCCTGGCGGAGAAGATAGGTAGCTTAAATATTCCGCCCATGATTCACTTCAAAGTGGCCAATGTGCGTTGCTCGCTCTGGTTGGCCCTGCTGGTGGGTCTGGCCACCGGATTTTTGGCTGGCACAATTGGTGTGGGAGGTTTTATCGGTGTGCCGGCCATGATTTACCTGCTGGGTGTGCCCACCTATGTGGCGGCCGGTACCGAGCTCTTTCTGGCCATCTTTTCCGGCATGCAGGGTGCTTACCTTTATGCCATCAACGGTCTGGTGGATCTGCGCATCACTTTGCTGCTCTATGTTGGTTCCCTGCTGGGCCTGACCATCGGGGCGGTGGGAACCAGAGTGGTGCGGGGGATGCAAATCAAGCAGGTGATGACGGCCATTATTGCCATGGTGGCGGTCAGCCGGGCAGTAGTCATTCCCAAATATCTGGTGGATATGAAGGTAATAAAGATGAGCCAGCAATCGGTCAGTCTGTTCAAATACGCCAGTGATGCCTTTTTGTACGGCAGCGGCCTGGTGGGGTGCAGTATGATCCTGTACTGGATGTACCGGGCCTGGCAGCGAGCCAGCAAGATGGAAAAAGAAAGGGCTGCATTGGGCAGTGAGGCTTCTGTTCGCTAGGTGTGTATTGTTTAAGAATTGGTCCGGCCACGGTGAAAGAGTCTTTTCACCGTGGCCCTGTTTGCAAAGGGGCGGGGCGATTTTCCATGCAGAAAATATACCGGTTAATCATACGCTGGCTGATTGCTCATTGGGAGCAACCCATGCTGGAAGCGGAAATGTACAAAGCGAAAACTTTTGCTGGCGGGAAGGAGGGGTAAGGTGACCGAGAGAGAGTTTATCAGTCTTTTTAACCAGCATAAAAAAATGTTTCTGGCTTTGCACGGTGCTGATGGTACCAGTGCTCTCACCCTGAACAGAT
Coding sequences within it:
- a CDS encoding sulfite exporter TauE/SafE family protein, giving the protein MLGLFALCFLLGTLAVLTGVDVSLFFVAVAAAVLPEAIADIRTASLIISLLTGLIAGAGMLRAGLVQPERFFPAIVIVPVTALLGAVVGYFMPLRFLSLLFGLLILLLVFSRKFQVGKKAAPFFNVGGRWPGLALAAFAGGFLGVGGFAIALPWLSGLLDGIFKSVLGTGKFIFLWGDAAASLVYIQKTVMPPLVTATVVLGVVAGTWFAARFLLFRINAVAHVFRRAGDMVLVGAALICIGRAMGDLMGGWF
- a CDS encoding sulfite exporter TauE/SafE family protein; translated protein: MAGAVEIPATVEAIKFISMTPQMAASLVGIGFVGGMLSGFLGSGGAFIMTPAMMSLGIPGIMAVAANITHKFGKAIMGSKKHGEYGNVDKRMGLVMFIALFIGVQLAVSVSKNVLAKAGTAGSNLYISVMFVVILTWVSWFMYRDVKRTAAGGVPSRGGLAEKIGSLNIPPMIHFKVANVRCSLWLALLVGLATGFLAGTIGVGGFIGVPAMIYLLGVPTYVAAGTELFLAIFSGMQGAYLYAINGLVDLRITLLLYVGSLLGLTIGAVGTRVVRGMQIKQVMTAIIAMVAVSRAVVIPKYLVDMKVIKMSQQSVSLFKYASDAFLYGSGLVGCSMILYWMYRAWQRASKMEKERAALGSEASVR